A single Lactuca sativa cultivar Salinas chromosome 8, Lsat_Salinas_v11, whole genome shotgun sequence DNA region contains:
- the LOC111913213 gene encoding guanylate kinase 2, chloroplastic/mitochondrial: protein MLIRRFCASIPHFNLSPVSLTKKPANHLVVFNNFTPRTPNSQTPKSISSMGESRRPAAVPIPAVETADRMELYRALETSVGSSFSLEPLAPKPRPLIVVISGPSGVGKDCLIKRLREVRENIHFVVTATSRSMRAGEVNGKDYFFVSKEEFLTMVENDELLEYALVYGDYKGIPKQQIRDYMAKGHDIILRVDIQGAATLRKILGDSAVFLFLVAESESELVMRLIDRKTESKEALLVRVATAKEELKQMKNFDYVVVNAEGKLENCVKMVESIMDAEKAKVWQKRAMI from the coding sequence ATGCTAATACGAAGGTTTTGTGCCTCTATCCCCCATTTCAATCTCAGCCCAGTTTCTCTTACCAAAAAACCCGCCAACCATCTCGTCGTCTTCAACAATTTCACTCCACGAACACCAAATTCTCAAACCCCCAAGTCAATTTCTAGTATGGGCGAATCCCGGAGACCTGCAGCCGTCCCAATTCCGGCAGTGGAAACCGCCGACCGAATGGAGTTGTACCGCGCTCTGGAAACATCGGTGGGTTCATCGTTCAGTTTAGAGCCATTAGCTCCTAAGCCAAGACCTTTGATCGTAGTAATCAGTGGGCCTAGTGGTGTGGGGAAAGACTGTTTGATCAAAAGACTGAGAGAAGTTCGAGAAAACATCCACTTTGTTGTCACAGCAACAAGTAGGTCAATGAGAGCAGGTGAAGTTAATGGAAAAGATTACTTTTTTGTAAGTAAAGAAGAGTTCTTAACAATGGTAGAAAACGATGAGCTTTTAGAGTATGCATTAGTGTATGGGGATTACAAAGGTATACCAAAACAGCAGATTAGGGATTACATGGCAAAAGGGCATGACATTATATTGAGAGTAGACATACAGGGAGCTGCTACTTTAAGAAAGATTCTTGGAGATTCTGCTGTGTTCTTGTTTCTTGTGGCTGAAAGCGAGAGTGAGTTGGTGATGAGGTTGATTGACAGGAAGACAGAGAGTAAGGAAGCATTGCTGGTGAGGGTTGCTACAGCTAAAGAAGAGTTGAAGCAGATGAAGAATTTTGATTATGTGGTTGTGAATGCTGAAGGGAAGTTAGAGAATTGTGTTAAAATGGTGGAATCCATCATGGATGCAGAGAAAGCTAAAGTGTGGCAAAAGAGAGCAATGATTTAG
- the LOC111913187 gene encoding amino acid transporter AVT1B → MKTTGESDCILLVDSENKEIDEDKDLDRDGDKDFDGGDDDDSWNKANDDEQDCDSSNNVGDEPQSSDPSWPRSYRKSMDLLGTVASPSLSFLGSPPLSSLGGSFLSSSPKRRQNPKITTSLGNPLLPPLADNHHPPRHPSDHSLHSQWTSSARKSSQLQKSQIKQSSFAQAVVNGVNLLCGVALLSTPYAVKEGGWLGLSIMFIFCVLCFYTGLLLRDCLDTHPRLQTYPDIGEAAFGIPGRLLVSIVLYVELYASCVEFIILESDNISSLFPNTNVIIGGHQINSHSFFAIMITLVVLPTVWLRDLSVLSYISAGGVFVIIILVCSLFWIGLVDKIGFQMETTKMLNLSTLPVSIGMYGYCYAGHAVLPNIYMSMEKKSQYPLVILASFGICTLIYAGVAIMGYMMFGESTESQFTLNLPPNLLASKIAIWATVITPVTKYALVISPVAKSLEELIPSKHSKSHVYSILIRTALVISTLVVALSVPFFGLVMSLIGSLLSMLVSLIFPCACFLRILRGNVTHFQVSMCVLIIAIGVISLSFGTYTSISEIIQQYL, encoded by the exons ATGAAGACTACGGGGGAATCCGACTGCATCCTTTTAGTCGATAGCGAAAACAAGGAGATCGATGAAGACAAGGATTTAGACAGAGATGGAGATAAGGATTTTGATGGAGGTGATGACGATGATTCCTGGAATAAAGCCAATGATGATGAGCAGGATTGTGATTCCTCTAATAATGTCGGGGATGAACCTCAATCTTCGGATCCATCATGGCCTCGAAGTTACAG GAAGTCGATGGATCTGTTAGGTACTGTAGCATCTCCGAGTCTGAGCTTTCTGGGGTCTCCTCCATTATCATCATTAGGTGGTTCATTCCTTTCATCGTCACCTAAAAGAAGACAAAATCCCAAAATAACCACCAGTTTAGGCAACCCTCTGTTGCCACCTTTGGCAGACAACCATCATCCACCACGTCATCCTTCTGATCATTCACTTCATTCTCAATGGACATCTTCTGCTAGAAAGTCGTCACAACTTCAGAAATCTCAGATTAAACAGAGTTCATTCGCCCAAGCTGTGGTTAATG GTGTAAATCTACTTTGTGGAGTAGCACTTCTTTCTACCCCATATGCAGTGAAAGAAGGTGGATGGCTTGGTTTATCTATAATGTTTATCTTTTGTGTTCTTTGTTTCTACACGGGTCTCCTCCTCCGTGACTGCTTAGATACTCACCCCAGACTTCAGACTTATCCAGATATTGGTGAAGCCGCCTTCGGCATACCCGGACGCCTACTTGTCTCC ATAGTTTTGTATGTGGAGTTGTAT GCATCATGTGTTGAATTCATAATCTTGGAGAGTGATAACATATCTTCTTTATTCCCAAATACAAATGTAATCATTGGAGGACACCAAATAAATTCACATTCTTTCTTTGCAATTATGATCACTCTTGTTGTGCTTCCTACGGTTTGGCTTCGCGACTTGAGTGTTCTCAGTTACATCTCCG CTGGAGGAGTTTTTGTAATAATTATTTTGGTGTGTTCCTTGTTTTGGATCGGTTTGGTGGATAAGATTGGGTTTCAAATGGAAACTACAAAAATGTTAAATCTATCGACTTTGCCTGTGTCTATTGGGATGTATGGTTACTGTTATGCAGGACATGCTGTTCTTCCTAATATTTATATGTCCATGGAAAAGAAAAGTCAATATCCTCTAGTCATTCTAGCCAG cTTTGGGATATGTACTTTAATTTATGCTGGAGTTGCCATAATGGGATACATGATGTTTGGAGAATCAACAGAATCACAATTCACTCTCAACCTCCCTCCAAATTTACTTGCTTCCAAGATTGCTATTTGGGCTACG GTGATCACTCCAGTAACCAAATAT GCGTTAGTAATATCACCAGTGGCTAAAAGTTTGGAGGAATTAATACCATCAAAGCATTCAAAGTCACACGTGTACTCAATCCTCATAAGAACAGCATTAGTGATCTCTACTTTAGTTGTGGCCCTTTCTGTTCCCTTTTTTG GTCTGGTGATGTCATTGATCGGATCTTTACTCTCAATGCTGGTG TCATTGATATTTCCTTGTGCTTGCTTTTTGCGCATCTTAAGGGGTAATGTGACACATTTCCAG GTATCAATGTGCGTATTAATCATTGCAATTGGTGTGATCTCATTATCGTTTGGAACCTACACATCCATATCTGAAATCATTCAACAATATTTGTAG